Sequence from the Paenibacillus riograndensis SBR5 genome:
CCGATGTCATTGAAGGTACGGCTGAGCCCATTGTCAAAAATCCCGAGGTGCTGCGCGTGCTGAAGCTGATCGAAGCGATATTTGCGGCAGCGGAAACCAATCAGACCATTAAGGACTTCGATTTGTATTGAAATGAACCCATTATCATGAACGAGAGGCGGCAGAGCAATGAAACTTGGCGTATTTATGGTGCTTTTCGGCGGTCGCAAGCTGGAGGACGCGCTGGATTATGTAGCTTCCAAAGGACTAAAAGCAGTGGAGATCGGCACGGGGGGCAACCCCGGCAACAGCCATTGCGATCCTAAGCTGCTGCTGGAGAATGAGACAGCACTGAAAGAGTTCAAGCACGCTGTGGAGTCACGCGGCCTGATGATCAGTGCCTTGAGCTGCCACGGCAATCCGCTGCACCCGCAGAAAGAGCTTGCCCGCAAGGATCATGAGGATTTTGTAAACTCGGTAAAATTGGCGCAGAAGCTTGGTGTTCCGGTTGTTAACACATTCTCCGGCTGCCCTGGCGACCATGAAGATGCCAAATACCCGAACTGGCCGGTAGCACCTTGGCCTAACGACTACCAGGAAATTCTGGCTTGGCAATGGGAGAACAAAGTGATTCCATATTGGACGGAGTGGGGCGCATTCGCAGCGCAGCATGATGTGAAGATTGGCCTTGAGCTGCATGGAGGCTTTTCGGTGCATACACCGGCTACTCTGCTCCGCCTGAGAGAGGCTGCGGGCGAAGTGATCGGTGCGAATCTGGACCCGAGCCATATGTGGTGGCAGGGGATTGATCCGGTGCAGGCGATTCATATCCTTGGACGCCAAGGTGCGATTCATCACTTCCATGCCAAGGATACCGTAATTGATCCGGTAAATGTGAATATGTACGGATTGACCGACATGCAGTCCTACACCAATATGCTGGACCGTGCGTGGCAGTTCCGTTCGGTGGGCTACGGACATGATGTGAAGGTATGGGCAGATATTATCAGCGCTCTGCGGCTTGTCGGCTACGACTATGTGGTCAGCATTGAGCATGAAGATGGGCTGATGTCGGTCGAGGAAGGCTTCTCCAAGGCTGTGCATAATCTGCGCCAGGTGCTGATTGAAGAACCGCTTGCCGAGATGTGGTGGGTCTAGAGCCAATGGAGAGCTTCACTAAGGTCAAATTGGATGATCAGCAGCTTAGAGCCTTAGCAGCAAGCACCTTTGGAACAGACACAGCCATTATCAGCAGCAAGGAGCTGAC
This genomic interval carries:
- a CDS encoding sugar phosphate isomerase/epimerase family protein, yielding MKLGVFMVLFGGRKLEDALDYVASKGLKAVEIGTGGNPGNSHCDPKLLLENETALKEFKHAVESRGLMISALSCHGNPLHPQKELARKDHEDFVNSVKLAQKLGVPVVNTFSGCPGDHEDAKYPNWPVAPWPNDYQEILAWQWENKVIPYWTEWGAFAAQHDVKIGLELHGGFSVHTPATLLRLREAAGEVIGANLDPSHMWWQGIDPVQAIHILGRQGAIHHFHAKDTVIDPVNVNMYGLTDMQSYTNMLDRAWQFRSVGYGHDVKVWADIISALRLVGYDYVVSIEHEDGLMSVEEGFSKAVHNLRQVLIEEPLAEMWWV